One stretch of Candidatus Saccharibacteria bacterium oral taxon 488 DNA includes these proteins:
- a CDS encoding pilus assembly protein PilM, whose translation MANIFYKSKPIIGLDINKAGVRVMSVDMARMTVHGYGAIELDPAKDESDDRAEYLCGKINQMFEKNIVGRLGSNRVVLGLPTTKTYARTFALPIKQENKIEEAVNLEVEQYVPMPLDSLYVDHQIIKRGKENLSVLMCAVPQKIVDEQLAIVESCGIEVAMIEPSINAVARLLERTKEGALPTVIVDIGPATTDIAILDAAIRVTGGLNIGGNTLTLDIAKKLNVPLETAHQFKVLNGLNTGPRQEKITEALKPSLQRIIGEIQKVIRYYTDRFPDESRLEQVLIVGSGSSVPGLGEYFTGELTLPARVASPWQSLNFNNLAPPAKQLRPRFMTAAGLSLVRAEEIWHD comes from the coding sequence GTGGCAAATATTTTCTACAAGTCAAAGCCGATCATCGGGCTTGATATTAACAAGGCAGGCGTTCGGGTAATGTCAGTCGATATGGCACGGATGACGGTGCATGGATACGGCGCAATTGAGCTGGATCCGGCGAAGGACGAGAGCGATGACCGGGCAGAGTATCTCTGCGGCAAGATCAATCAAATGTTTGAAAAAAATATTGTCGGACGGCTTGGCAGTAACCGCGTGGTACTGGGGTTGCCGACGACCAAGACGTACGCGCGCACCTTTGCGCTGCCGATCAAGCAGGAGAATAAGATTGAAGAGGCGGTGAATCTCGAGGTTGAGCAGTATGTGCCGATGCCGCTTGATTCGCTCTACGTCGATCATCAGATTATCAAGCGCGGCAAAGAGAATTTATCGGTATTGATGTGCGCGGTGCCGCAAAAGATCGTTGACGAGCAGCTAGCGATTGTTGAATCGTGCGGTATTGAGGTGGCGATGATTGAGCCAAGTATCAATGCGGTGGCGCGACTGCTTGAGCGAACCAAAGAGGGGGCGCTGCCAACGGTTATTGTCGATATTGGTCCAGCAACAACTGACATTGCTATTCTTGATGCAGCAATTCGCGTGACCGGTGGTCTAAACATTGGTGGCAATACATTGACGCTTGACATCGCGAAAAAATTGAACGTACCACTTGAGACGGCGCACCAATTCAAGGTGCTTAATGGCCTTAATACCGGCCCTCGCCAGGAAAAGATTACCGAGGCACTAAAGCCGAGCCTGCAGCGGATCATCGGTGAAATCCAGAAAGTTATTCGCTACTACACCGATCGCTTCCCGGATGAATCCCGCCTTGAACAGGTGTTGATCGTTGGTAGCGGTAGTAGTGTGCCAGGGCTTGGTGAGTACTTTACGGGCGAGCTGACCCTGCCAGCGCGGGTGGCCAGTCCATGGCAGTCGCTGAACTTTAATAATTTAGCGCCACCAGCCAAGCAACTGCGGCCGCGGTTTATGACAGCAGCTGGCTTATCACTGGTGCGAGCGGAGGAGATTTGGCATGATTAA
- a CDS encoding type II secretion system F family protein: protein MTKFKYIATKNNNQPINGELEASSRASAIQLIQAQGMKLVDLKEAGDEKKGFRFGGGKKSVPTEELVSFTRQLSTMVSAGVPILRSLNSMAQHAESPHFREILNAVSKEIEGGTSFADALSKHPEAFSDVYVNMVRAGETGGILDDILKRLALQQEKNSSMKKKIKSAMTYPMVLIVITIGAFFGLMIFVLPMIGKTIKDLAGEDAELPALTQILMSISQFMVSFWYIIFPLLFGGVYVLLRYIKSPKGKVKFHHFVLKAPIISKIIRKVAVARFTRTFSALIGAGVSVLEALEVTARAVGNTVYQESLLDAAKRIKNGEVLSRIINEREDLYPPIVGQMLAVGEETGQTDKVLVKVADFYEEEVDAAISGLSSTIEPVMIVFMGGMVGLIAAAVMMPITGLANQIKG from the coding sequence ATGACAAAATTTAAATATATCGCAACTAAAAATAACAATCAGCCGATCAATGGTGAGCTAGAAGCTAGTAGTCGCGCCAGTGCCATCCAGCTCATTCAAGCTCAGGGTATGAAGTTGGTCGATCTCAAGGAAGCTGGCGATGAAAAGAAGGGCTTTCGCTTTGGGGGTGGCAAGAAGTCAGTGCCGACCGAGGAGCTGGTTAGCTTTACCAGACAGCTGAGCACCATGGTGTCTGCCGGCGTACCAATCCTCAGGTCACTCAACTCAATGGCGCAGCATGCCGAGAGTCCGCATTTTCGTGAGATTTTGAATGCAGTATCTAAGGAGATTGAAGGCGGTACCTCGTTCGCTGATGCGCTGAGTAAGCATCCTGAGGCGTTTAGTGATGTGTACGTGAACATGGTGCGTGCTGGTGAAACAGGTGGTATTTTGGACGATATTTTGAAGCGCCTGGCCCTGCAGCAGGAAAAGAACTCATCAATGAAAAAGAAGATCAAGAGCGCCATGACCTATCCAATGGTGCTGATCGTCATCACTATCGGGGCGTTCTTTGGTTTGATGATTTTTGTCTTGCCAATGATTGGCAAGACAATTAAGGATCTGGCGGGCGAGGACGCGGAGCTACCAGCCCTGACGCAGATACTGATGAGTATCAGCCAGTTTATGGTAAGTTTTTGGTATATTATTTTTCCGCTGTTATTTGGCGGTGTGTACGTCCTTCTTCGCTATATCAAGTCGCCAAAAGGCAAGGTTAAGTTCCATCATTTTGTCTTGAAAGCGCCGATCATCAGTAAGATTATTCGTAAGGTGGCAGTGGCGCGGTTTACCCGTACCTTCTCGGCGCTGATCGGTGCGGGTGTGTCGGTGCTCGAGGCACTGGAAGTGACGGCCCGGGCAGTCGGTAACACGGTGTATCAAGAGTCGCTGCTTGACGCGGCCAAGCGCATTAAGAATGGCGAGGTTTTGTCGCGGATTATCAATGAGCGCGAAGATCTCTACCCGCCAATCGTTGGTCAGATGCTGGCGGTCGGTGAGGAAACGGGGCAGACGGATAAGGTGCTGGTCAAGGTGGCGGATTTTTATGAGGAAGAGGTCGATGCGGCGATTAGCGGTTTGAGTTCGACGATTGAGCCGGTGATGATCGTCTTTATGGGTGGTATGGTCGGCTTGATCGCGGCGGCGGTGATGATGCCGATTACTGGATTAGCAAATCAAATTAAGGGGTAG
- a CDS encoding type II/IV secretion system protein, whose amino-acid sequence MRISDSSIEKILRQGEVISESQLAELKMEAERTHHSLQTIILEHRVLSEAQLGQKIGEYINVPFVTIEPKDIPDDVLKRIPEHIARQYNVVLFAADDNGVLSLAMEDPDDVQALNFIQKEIGYNIKVFLATKNNILDCLENYRGNITDELDEVVSIQSGAESDSQNVSEEEISENSPIAQTVNLLLEYAIKSGASDIHIEPREDFVQVRYRIDGVLKEVNKLPRNVQGALVSRIKILSNLKIDERRVPQDGRFKIKVSGKQYALRVSTLPIADGEKIVMRILDESNQAVALDSLGYWGLSLSTLKDAMAQPNGMILVTGPTGSGKSTSLFSVLSELNTPDVNISTIEDPVEYKIPGVNQTQTNAKAGMTFASGLRALLRQDPNIIMVGEIRDGETANLGVQAALTGHLVFSTLHTNNAATCLPRLLDMGIEPFLIASTVKAVIGQRLVRRLCMHCRQQYVPDAGELAYIVQMFNLKQGSMQRLHALEQQAAADKIGGNTPLGSTDVTIQYLWRPNPEGCDECGHNGFKGRVGIYEVLGISIPIQKMITANATSNEIQQQAITEGMVTMQTDGFVKSLRGVTTLEEVLRATREQ is encoded by the coding sequence ATGCGCATTTCTGACAGTAGTATTGAGAAGATTTTGCGCCAGGGTGAGGTAATTTCTGAGTCACAGCTGGCTGAGTTAAAAATGGAGGCGGAACGTACGCACCATTCATTGCAGACGATTATCTTGGAGCACAGGGTTCTGAGTGAGGCGCAGCTTGGGCAAAAAATTGGTGAATATATCAATGTGCCGTTTGTGACCATCGAGCCAAAGGATATTCCTGATGACGTTCTCAAGCGCATCCCCGAGCACATCGCTCGCCAGTACAATGTCGTATTGTTTGCAGCTGATGATAATGGCGTCTTGAGCCTGGCGATGGAAGATCCGGATGATGTGCAGGCGCTGAACTTCATCCAGAAAGAGATTGGCTACAACATCAAGGTGTTCCTGGCGACAAAAAACAACATTCTTGACTGCCTGGAGAATTATCGCGGTAATATTACCGATGAGCTGGATGAGGTGGTGTCAATCCAGAGCGGTGCTGAGTCGGACTCACAAAACGTCTCTGAGGAGGAGATTTCTGAGAATTCGCCGATCGCCCAGACGGTTAACTTGCTGCTCGAGTATGCTATCAAGTCGGGTGCTTCAGACATCCACATTGAGCCGCGCGAGGATTTCGTCCAGGTACGCTATCGAATTGATGGTGTGCTCAAGGAAGTGAATAAATTGCCGCGCAATGTCCAAGGCGCGCTGGTTAGTCGTATCAAGATTTTGTCAAATCTAAAAATTGACGAACGCCGCGTGCCGCAAGATGGTCGCTTTAAGATCAAGGTTTCTGGTAAGCAATACGCGCTGCGTGTATCGACGCTGCCGATCGCTGATGGCGAGAAAATCGTCATGCGTATTTTGGACGAATCCAACCAGGCGGTTGCCCTCGATAGCCTCGGCTATTGGGGGTTGTCGTTGAGTACGCTCAAGGACGCCATGGCACAACCAAATGGTATGATCTTGGTGACCGGGCCAACTGGTTCGGGAAAATCGACCTCCTTGTTTAGTGTGCTGTCAGAGCTTAATACGCCGGATGTGAATATCTCAACTATCGAAGATCCGGTTGAATACAAAATCCCCGGGGTCAACCAGACCCAGACTAACGCCAAAGCCGGCATGACCTTCGCTTCAGGACTGCGCGCCCTGCTGCGTCAAGACCCGAACATCATCATGGTCGGAGAGATCCGTGACGGTGAGACCGCTAACCTGGGTGTGCAGGCAGCGCTGACCGGACACTTGGTGTTCTCAACCCTCCACACCAACAACGCCGCGACTTGTTTGCCGCGTCTATTGGACATGGGAATTGAGCCGTTCCTGATCGCTTCGACGGTCAAGGCGGTGATCGGCCAGCGCCTGGTGCGGCGATTGTGTATGCATTGTCGTCAGCAATATGTGCCGGACGCTGGGGAGCTCGCCTACATCGTTCAGATGTTTAATCTCAAGCAGGGCTCGATGCAGCGGCTGCACGCACTGGAGCAGCAGGCGGCGGCTGATAAGATTGGCGGCAATACACCGCTCGGCTCGACTGACGTGACGATTCAATATTTGTGGCGACCAAATCCTGAGGGCTGTGACGAGTGCGGCCATAATGGCTTCAAGGGGCGCGTTGGTATCTACGAGGTTCTCGGTATTTCGATTCCAATCCAAAAAATGATCACTGCCAATGCCACCAGTAATGAGATTCAGCAGCAGGCGATTACTGAAGGAATGGTAACGATGCAGACGGATGGTTTCGTTAAGTCGCTGCGTGGCGTGACAACGCTAGAGGAAGTTTTGAGAGCAACAAGGGAGCAATAA
- a CDS encoding NUDIX domain-containing protein: protein MIDQFIPEHHIQKHILGVLMHMKYARFRDMRPPKVDTNLYTYHLNILKKRGFIIKTDDGYCLGREGLSYVDRVSIKSLKIRTQPKIITMIVVQNANGDVLLQRRTKQPHIDTWTLPYGKLHIDDESVLSAARREAREKLAVEQLPLVHAGDCYIRVLVGKEILSSTLAHVFYGETDEVVAGEEFVWARPHRLSDYDLAPAVEQIVARTFFRDPFFFEEFVAELNEVIERRNI, encoded by the coding sequence ATGATTGACCAATTTATCCCCGAACATCACATTCAAAAGCATATCCTCGGTGTGTTGATGCATATGAAATATGCACGGTTTCGGGATATGCGGCCGCCAAAAGTCGATACTAATCTCTATACCTACCACTTAAATATATTGAAGAAGCGAGGATTCATCATCAAGACGGATGATGGATACTGTCTCGGGCGGGAGGGGTTGTCGTACGTCGATAGAGTTAGTATTAAATCGCTCAAAATTCGTACCCAACCAAAAATTATTACTATGATTGTCGTCCAAAATGCTAATGGCGATGTGCTGCTCCAGCGGCGCACCAAACAGCCGCATATCGATACCTGGACGCTGCCGTACGGCAAGTTACACATTGATGACGAGTCGGTACTCAGCGCTGCCCGGCGGGAGGCGCGCGAGAAATTGGCGGTGGAGCAGCTGCCACTGGTGCATGCAGGTGATTGCTATATTCGTGTACTTGTGGGGAAGGAAATATTATCATCAACGTTGGCGCACGTGTTTTATGGTGAGACTGATGAAGTCGTGGCGGGTGAAGAATTCGTATGGGCCCGCCCGCATCGACTGTCCGACTATGACCTGGCACCAGCAGTTGAGCAAATCGTAGCGCGGACATTCTTCCGCGACCCGTTCTTTTTTGAGGAATTTGTGGCAGAATTAAATGAGGTAATTGAAAGGAGAAATATATGA
- the trmB gene encoding tRNA (guanosine(46)-N7)-methyltransferase TrmB: MKSMSFVDPNQFVITRRRKKYKFALFNNSPLCFEYDEWTPRPIDVLEIGAGTGLFSVELATRRPEQRFLAVDVKADRLQKGARAAERCGLTNIWFVRARADQLGELCEAGSLSQLWITFPDPFPRQRSSGRRLTHPHFLTQYAKLLDEGGELLLKHDDHDFFCWSLEQLVVTGWRLRELTFDLHESERFSEQSGARIMTTYEQRWVGEGKVIGFVRAVRPSG; this comes from the coding sequence ATGAAAAGTATGAGTTTTGTCGATCCAAATCAATTTGTCATTACCCGGCGACGCAAGAAGTATAAATTTGCATTATTTAATAATTCGCCACTTTGTTTTGAGTATGATGAGTGGACGCCGCGGCCGATTGACGTACTGGAGATTGGTGCGGGAACGGGACTGTTTAGCGTCGAACTAGCGACGCGCCGTCCCGAGCAGCGGTTTTTGGCGGTTGACGTCAAGGCCGATCGATTGCAAAAAGGGGCACGCGCGGCCGAGCGGTGCGGCCTCACGAACATCTGGTTTGTGCGGGCACGAGCAGATCAGCTGGGTGAGCTGTGTGAAGCTGGATCGCTTAGCCAGTTGTGGATCACCTTTCCCGATCCGTTTCCACGCCAGCGCTCCAGCGGCAGGCGCTTAACACACCCACATTTTTTAACGCAGTACGCAAAGTTGCTTGATGAGGGCGGTGAGCTACTGCTCAAGCATGATGATCACGACTTTTTCTGTTGGAGCTTGGAGCAGCTGGTGGTGACTGGCTGGCGGCTTCGGGAGCTAACGTTTGATCTGCACGAATCGGAGCGATTTAGCGAGCAGAGCGGTGCCCGGATCATGACAACCTACGAGCAGCGGTGGGTTGGTGAGGGGAAGGTGATTGGGTTTGTTCGTGCAGTCAGACCATCGGGTTAA
- a CDS encoding mechanosensitive ion channel family protein, producing MMDTLIKQLLNSSRVDEWMIEHGLGWLVSERMVETVSIVIGAIIVYYFGRMFITWAIRYAIHSTAKHRSWHRKDIEKRENTLTQLIRSFWRITIIAYIAAMVASKLFYFDLSPLFASAGIIGVALGFGAQSLVKDFLAGIFIIAENQYRVGDVVDVMGASGTVERVGTRSTVLRDADGNVHYLPNGTIQHVINKTMGYSMSRFTLQLDPSSDISRAADIINETGQQLSKEKSWDKKIIEPPKFVSVGDITGRSVELIVAGKVQPSDQWAVTSEMRRRLLKEFEKQEIELAVIPTAITHKK from the coding sequence ATGATGGATACGCTTATCAAACAACTGTTAAATTCGTCGCGCGTTGACGAGTGGATGATTGAACACGGACTGGGCTGGCTGGTGAGCGAGCGGATGGTTGAAACGGTCAGCATCGTCATCGGCGCGATTATCGTTTATTATTTTGGCCGCATGTTTATCACCTGGGCAATCCGTTACGCGATCCACTCCACTGCCAAGCACCGCTCGTGGCACCGCAAAGATATCGAAAAGCGCGAAAATACGCTGACGCAGCTGATTCGTAGTTTTTGGCGCATCACCATTATTGCCTATATTGCCGCCATGGTCGCCAGCAAGTTATTCTACTTTGACTTGTCGCCACTATTTGCCAGCGCCGGCATCATCGGTGTGGCGCTCGGATTCGGTGCGCAGTCACTTGTCAAAGATTTTCTGGCTGGTATTTTTATCATCGCTGAAAATCAATATCGCGTCGGCGACGTGGTTGACGTCATGGGAGCGAGCGGTACTGTTGAGCGTGTCGGCACCCGGTCAACGGTACTCCGCGATGCTGATGGTAATGTACACTACTTACCAAATGGCACCATCCAGCATGTCATCAACAAAACGATGGGGTATAGCATGTCGCGCTTTACCTTACAGCTTGATCCGAGCAGCGACATTAGCCGCGCCGCTGATATCATCAACGAGACCGGCCAGCAACTGAGCAAGGAAAAATCTTGGGACAAGAAAATCATTGAACCGCCAAAATTTGTCTCCGTCGGCGATATCACCGGCCGCTCGGTCGAATTGATCGTTGCTGGTAAGGTCCAGCCATCAGATCAATGGGCGGTTACCTCAGAGATGCGCCGCCGACTCCTCAAAGAATTTGAAAAACAAGAAATCGAGCTAGCTGTTATCCCAACGGCGATAACGCATAAAAAGTAA
- a CDS encoding A/G-specific adenine glycosylase, whose amino-acid sequence MITSSKLGILGRMNDKDSRFQALIHQKGRELYRPMPWRDQPTLYYVLVSELMLQQTQVARVLTKFGEFTAKFPDIESLAAAELTEVLRAWQGLGYNRRAQYLHRVSQAIVAGAPVATLDDLVELPGIGINTAGAIMNYAYQVPTPFIETNIRTVYLNHFFANQTAVADRDILPIVERTMDQANPRQWFWALMDYGSELKSQGKGKLSASRHYTKQSQFTGSLRQMRGEILRRYVGEQPLAEITTELQDDPRFAAALDGLQRDGLIAAKWQNRALSY is encoded by the coding sequence ATGATAACTAGTTCGAAATTAGGTATACTGGGGAGAATGAATGATAAAGACTCTCGCTTTCAGGCGCTGATCCACCAAAAAGGCCGCGAACTGTACCGGCCGATGCCGTGGCGTGATCAGCCGACCTTGTACTATGTGCTGGTGAGTGAGCTAATGCTGCAGCAAACCCAGGTCGCTCGCGTCTTGACGAAGTTCGGAGAGTTTACTGCGAAATTTCCAGATATTGAGTCACTGGCAGCGGCCGAGCTGACCGAGGTGCTCCGCGCGTGGCAGGGGCTGGGCTATAACCGCCGCGCTCAGTATCTTCACCGGGTGTCACAAGCCATTGTCGCTGGTGCCCCGGTGGCCACGCTAGATGACCTCGTTGAGTTACCAGGCATCGGCATCAATACCGCTGGCGCCATCATGAACTATGCTTATCAAGTGCCAACACCGTTCATTGAGACCAATATTCGTACCGTCTATCTCAATCATTTCTTTGCGAACCAGACGGCGGTAGCGGATCGTGACATCTTGCCTATTGTCGAGCGGACGATGGACCAGGCAAATCCGCGCCAGTGGTTCTGGGCACTGATGGACTATGGTAGTGAGCTCAAATCTCAGGGCAAGGGTAAATTATCCGCCAGTCGTCATTACACCAAGCAATCACAATTCACCGGCAGTCTCCGTCAGATGCGTGGCGAGATTTTGCGTCGGTATGTTGGCGAGCAGCCACTCGCTGAAATCACCACTGAATTACAGGACGATCCACGATTTGCGGCGGCACTGGATGGTCTGCAACGGGACGGTCTCATTGCTGCAAAGTGGCAGAATAGAGCGCTAAGCTATTGA
- a CDS encoding alpha/beta hydrolase, protein MQYLNQSITGDDGVATGYADKLSPSGNLEQHYTKTGPYKVAHYIQNNTDGSKAYRLYYPERQNANQTFPLIVVVNGTATPASTYTPILEHLASWGFVVIGNEDGWAGTGASTAAMLDAALQYNTTHESPVRGLINTNKIGIAGHSQGGAGAINAATKYSNSNKYSSLYTASGVSRSTANNNRWTYDVSRLNTAVFMIAGTGASDSIAISPLDDLKQNFDALQGNKPGVIARRKSVGHKDVLEYGDAYMTAWFLWTLTDDTKAKIVFAGANAELRHNSDWQDVQVRNIE, encoded by the coding sequence ATGCAATATCTCAATCAAAGTATTACCGGAGATGATGGTGTAGCGACTGGCTACGCTGATAAGCTTAGCCCTAGTGGCAACCTCGAACAACATTACACCAAGACCGGACCCTACAAAGTAGCACACTACATTCAAAATAATACCGATGGTTCTAAGGCCTATCGTCTCTATTACCCTGAGCGCCAGAATGCTAACCAGACTTTTCCACTGATTGTAGTGGTAAATGGCACGGCAACACCAGCTAGCACCTACACACCAATTCTTGAGCACCTCGCCAGCTGGGGCTTCGTTGTAATCGGCAATGAGGATGGCTGGGCTGGTACTGGTGCATCGACCGCAGCTATGCTTGATGCTGCTCTGCAGTACAATACAACCCACGAGAGTCCAGTGCGCGGGCTAATCAACACTAATAAAATTGGGATCGCTGGACATTCGCAAGGTGGCGCAGGAGCGATCAATGCCGCTACTAAGTATAGTAATAGCAATAAGTATTCTTCGCTCTACACCGCTAGCGGTGTGAGTCGCAGCACTGCTAATAACAATCGATGGACATACGACGTCTCACGCCTTAACACAGCGGTGTTCATGATAGCAGGAACCGGTGCCAGCGACAGTATCGCCATCAGTCCACTTGATGATCTGAAACAAAATTTTGACGCATTGCAAGGAAATAAGCCGGGGGTTATCGCACGGCGTAAATCAGTTGGTCATAAAGATGTGCTAGAATACGGTGATGCATATATGACTGCCTGGTTCTTGTGGACGCTGACAGATGACACCAAGGCGAAGATAGTCTTTGCTGGCGCCAATGCAGAACTACGCCATAACAGCGACTGGCAGGATGTCCAGGTACGCAATATTGAATAA
- a CDS encoding SDR family NAD(P)-dependent oxidoreductase: MSRKKYNSNHKVVLITGASSGIGRATAELLLQKGYIVYGLARNSEALQKIKGLRLIPGDMKDEKSLESAVKKICDEQGRIDVLINNAGYGLLGAVEDIPIEQARRQFEVNVFGLARLTQLVLPSMREAGSGLIINMSSVGGRVYFPLGAWYHASKHAIEGFSDSLRLELQEYNIKLVIIEPGLIATNFYKLAEEPLTRYSSNGAYSGMAKAISHNLSQSYRTMSPPSVVAHKVATIIESKHPRRRYLVGKLARVLFYTRYLLGDGVFEQIAKKQTR; encoded by the coding sequence ATGAGTAGAAAAAAGTATAATTCAAATCATAAAGTAGTGTTAATTACTGGAGCGTCCAGCGGTATCGGAAGAGCGACCGCTGAGCTGCTTTTGCAGAAAGGTTACATAGTGTACGGACTTGCTCGAAACAGTGAGGCGCTTCAAAAAATTAAAGGCCTTCGGCTAATACCGGGTGATATGAAAGATGAAAAATCACTTGAGTCTGCGGTAAAAAAGATTTGTGATGAGCAGGGAAGAATAGATGTACTTATTAATAATGCCGGCTATGGATTACTGGGGGCGGTAGAGGATATTCCAATTGAACAGGCCCGCAGGCAGTTTGAGGTGAATGTATTCGGGCTGGCTAGACTGACGCAGCTTGTGCTGCCTAGTATGAGAGAGGCGGGCTCGGGCTTGATTATTAATATGTCATCGGTTGGAGGCAGAGTGTATTTTCCGCTCGGTGCCTGGTATCATGCTTCAAAGCACGCTATCGAGGGGTTTTCCGACAGCTTGCGGCTAGAGCTGCAGGAATACAACATCAAGCTTGTGATAATTGAGCCTGGCTTGATCGCTACAAATTTCTACAAATTAGCTGAAGAGCCACTTACTCGTTATTCGTCAAACGGCGCCTATAGCGGTATGGCAAAGGCAATATCGCACAACCTATCTCAGTCATACAGGACTATGTCACCGCCTAGCGTGGTCGCGCACAAAGTGGCGACAATTATCGAGAGTAAGCACCCACGACGTCGGTATCTTGTTGGTAAATTAGCGAGAGTTCTCTTCTACACACGGTACCTCTTGGGCGACGGCGTCTTTGAACAAATAGCTAAAAAACAGACGAGGTAA
- a CDS encoding MerR family transcriptional regulator, with protein MLIHQLSEKSGVSIDTIRYYTKIGILPVTQRPAGSRSYSDYDESALEYLTEIRLAKSAGFTLMEIKQYIKEWNDGQITPDTAIDILRKKIAMVRKKKSELDAIEAILKSKITQLRPQLHCRN; from the coding sequence ATGCTAATTCATCAACTTTCCGAGAAATCTGGTGTTTCTATCGACACCATTCGTTACTATACAAAAATCGGTATTTTACCGGTAACACAACGTCCCGCTGGAAGCCGCAGTTATTCAGACTACGACGAGAGTGCGCTCGAATACCTCACGGAAATACGCCTCGCTAAGTCGGCGGGATTTACACTGATGGAGATTAAGCAATACATCAAGGAATGGAACGACGGACAGATTACACCGGATACAGCTATCGATATATTGCGCAAAAAGATTGCGATGGTACGAAAGAAAAAGTCTGAACTTGATGCAATAGAAGCGATATTAAAAAGTAAGATAACACAGCTACGCCCCCAGCTACATTGCCGTAATTGA